A window from Calliopsis andreniformis isolate RMS-2024a chromosome 5, iyCalAndr_principal, whole genome shotgun sequence encodes these proteins:
- the Kcc gene encoding solute carrier family 12 member kcc isoform X1 — translation MERFRVTPANSAAQYAQQQQSLDYDSPVNGTQLEHQHLVPRSMSECDGGGAGGDSDPMGGGNSEKKTGYETNLFLYSEEMEDRPRISTLLNSLSNYSNTIPAATDPDSKPPPVQGGARMGTLIGVFLPCIQNIFGVILFIRLTWVVGTAGAIQGFFIVLCCCCVTMLTAISMSAIATNGVVPAGGSYFMISRSLGPEFGGAVGMLFYMGTTLAAAMYIIGAVEIVLTYMAPSLSIFGDFTKDPNIMYNNFRVYGTGLLMIMGTIVFVGVKFVNKFATVALACVIFSIIAVYVGLFYNFYGSDALKMCILGKRLLKDINVLTDCNKNVSGVLHQIYCGNSTKCDPYYEQNNVTIINGIRGLASGVFLENIWDSFQEEGQLIAYGRDPKDIDVMAASSYNQIQVDITTTFTILIGIFFPSVTGIMAGSNRSGDLADAQKSIPIGTICAILTTSTVYLSSVLLFAGTVDNLLLRDKFGQSIGGKLVVANMAWPNQWVILIGSFLSTLGAGLQSLTGAPRLLQAIAKDSIIPRLTTFATSSSRGEPTRALVLTVIICQCGILFGNVDYLAPLLSMFFLMCYGFVNLACALQTLLRTPNWRPRFKYYHWSLSFLGLSLCIAIMFMTSWYYALVAMGMAGCIYKCIEYHGAEKEWGDGIRGLALSAARYSLLRLEEGPPHTKNWRPQILILAKLTDDLVPKYRKLFAFASQLKAGKGLTICVSCIGGDYIQNSGEALAAKQSLRKTITEEKVKGFVDVLVAKNIVDGLSSLIQTTGLGGMKPNTVILGWPYGWRQSEDQRTWRVFLQTVRAVAAARMALLVPKGINFFPDSTEKVVGNIDVWWIVHDGGLLMLLPFLLKQHRTWKNCKMRIFTVAQMEDNSIQMKKDLKKFLYDLRIEAEVEIVEMMDSDISAYTYERTLMMEQRNQMLRELQLNKKESLGVVQTLVDFNEVQAIVDHHHNVDVKVATKVRFQEPGSQNPNATDEAQEKLVQDEASKDPQAGDSNDGVEETKEGSDEETKLIGGSPKQDNKENTEKEAKENEEKKSEAPETKEPTITPDEGDVRRMHTSVKLNEVIVNKSHDAQLVILNLPGPPRDSKMERESNYMEFLEVLTEGLERVLMVRGGGREVITIYS, via the exons GAAGAAATGGAAGATCGGCCTCGAATCTCGACTCTACTCAACAGCCTGTCGAATTACAGCAACACGATACCTGCTGCGACCGACCCTGATAGCAAACCACCCCCTGTGCAAGGTGGCGCGCGGATGGGCACCTTGATCGGTGTATTCTTACCTTGTATCCAAAACATCTTTGGTGTAATCCTATTTATTCGTTTGACGTGGGTTGTTGGAACTGCTGGCGCCATTCAAGGCTTCTTTATCGTGCTATGTTGTTGTTGCGTG ACAATGCTGACTGCTATCAGTATGAGTGCTATCGCAACCAACGGCGTGGTGCCAGCTGGTGGGTCCTACTTTATGATATCCAGAAGTTTGGGCCCCGAATTCGGTGGTGCAGTAGGGATGCTGTTTTACATGGGCACTACATTAGCTGCTGCTATGTATATCATCGGTGCTGTAGAAATTGTTCTA ACTTACATGGCACCTTCGCTTAGCATATTTGGCGACTTCACCAAAGATCCAAATATCATGTACAACAATTTTCGTGTCTATGGTACCGGTTTACTGATGATAATGGGCACAATCGTGTTCGTTGGTGTGAAGTTCGTCAACAAATTCGCTACTGTTGCCCTGGCTTGTGTCATCTTCTCCATCATAGCCGTATACGTGGGTCTATTCTACAATTTTTATGGTAGCGACGCTCTCAA AATGTGTATTCTGGGTAAAAGATTATTGAAGGACATCAACGTGTTGACAGACTGCAATAAGAATGTTAGCGGAGTTCTGCATCAAATCTATTGCGGAAATAGCACGAAATGCGACCCCTACTATGAGCAGAACaatgtaacgattattaatggaaTTCGTGGTCTGGCAAGTGGTGTATTCCTGG AAAACATATGGGACAGTTTCCAAGAAGAAGGCCAATTGATTGCTTATGGAAGGGATCCGAAAGACATCGACGTCATGGCAGCATCTTCCTACAATCAGATTCAAGTTGATATAACCACTACGTTTACCATTCTCATTGGTATCTTCTTCCCTTCGGTCACGG GTATCATGGCAGGATCTAACAGATCAGGTGACTTAGCTGACGCTCAGAAATCAATCCCAATTGGTACCATCTGCGCCATTCTGACAACCTCAACAGTGTACCTCTCCAGCGTCCTGTTGTTCGCTGGTACTGTGGATAATCTCTTGTTACGAGACAAGTTTGGTCAAAGTATCGGTGGCAAGCTGGTGGTAGCAAATATGGCCTGGCCAAACCAATGGGTGATCCTGATCGGCTCCTTCCTCTCTACCCTCGGCGCTGGTCTCCAGTCGCTGACAGGCGCACCACGATTGCTTCAGGCTATCGCCAAAGACAGCATCATTCCTCGCCTAACAACGTTTGCCACCAGCTCGAGCCGCGGTGAACCTACAAGAGCCCTTGTGCTGACAGTCATCATCTGTCAGTGTGGTATCCTCTTTGGCAACGTCGACTACTTAGCTCCTCTGCTGTCCATGTTCTTCCTGATGTGCTACGGCTTCGTCAACTTGGCCTGTGCCCTGCAGACCCTCCTAAGAACTCCTAACTGGCGACCCAGATTCAAGTACTACCACTGGAGCCTGTCCTTCCTTGGTCTCTCTCTTTGCATCGCCATCATGTTCATGACCAGCTGGTACTACGCCCTAGTAGCTATGGGAATGGCTGGTTGCATCTACAAATGCATAGAGTACCATGGCGCTGAGAAGGAGTGGGGTGATGGTATTCGAGGTCTCGCTCTATCAGCGGCTCGATACTCCCTCCTGCGACTGGAAGAGGGACCTCCACACACGAAGAACTGGCGGCCACAGATCTTGATCCTAGCAAAGCTCACAGATGACCTAGTGCCAAAGTACCGCAAGCTGTTCGCGTTTGCCAGTCAGTTGAAGGCTGGCAAGGGTCTCACCATTTGCGTCAGCTGTATTGGAGGCGACTACATTCAGAACTCTGGCGAAGCCCTGGCCGCGAAGCAAAGTCTCCGTAAAACGATCACTGAGGAGAAGGTGAAAGGATTCGTCGACGTTTTGGTTGCAAAGAACATCGTCGACGGTTTGAGCTCTTTAATCCAAACGACTGGATTAGGTGGAATGAAGCCTAATACTGTGATCCTTGGCTGGCCCTATGGTTGGAGGCAATCGGAGGATCAGAGGACTTGGCGAGTCTTCCTGCAGACAGTCAGAGCTGTCGCAGCTGCTAGAATGGCTCTGTTAGTGCCCAAAGGAATTAACTTCTTCCCTGATTCGACGGAGAAAGTGGTCGGTAATATTGACGTCTGGTGGATCGTGCACGATGGTGGTCTTCTGATGCTCTTGCCATTCCTGCTGAAGCAACATCGCACGTGGAAGAACTGCAAGATGAGGATCTTCACGGTGGCCCAGATGGAGGACAACTCTATTCAGATGAAGAAGGATCTGAAGAAGTTCCTCTATgaccttaggattgaggctgaggtggAAATAGTGGAAATG ATGGACTCCGACATATCTGCTTACACATACGAGCGTACTTTGATGATGGAGCAGAGAAACCAGATGCTGAGGGAGCTGCAATTGAACAAGAAGGAGTCGCTGGGCGTG GTGCAGACATTGGTGGACTTCAACGAG GTACAGGCAATCGTGGACCACCACCACAACGTGGACGTGAAGGTGGCGACCAAGGTGAGATTCCAAGAACCGGGAAGCCAGAATCCGAACGCAACGGACGAGGCGCAGGAAAAGCTGGTGCAAGACGAGGCGAGCAAGGATCCGCAGGCGGGAGATAGCAACGACGGCGTGGAGGAGACTAAAGAGGGTAGCGACGAAGAGACTAAGCTGATTGGGGGCTCGCCAAAACAGGATAATAAGGAGAATACAGAAAAAGAGGCAAAGGAGAACGAGGAGAAAAAATCAGAGGCCCCAGAAACCAAGGAACCTACGATTACACC GGATGAGGGCGACGTAAGGCGTATGCACACTTCCGTGAAGCTGAACGAGGTGATCGTCAACAAGAGCCATGACGCTCAGCTagtcatcctgaatcttcctggGCCACCACGAGACTCCAAGATGGAACGTGAATCAAACT ATATGGAATTCCTAGAAGTACTCACCGAAGGTCTGGAAAGGGTGCTGATGGTGCGGGGTGGCGGACGGGAAGTGATCACCATCTATTCGTGA
- the Kcc gene encoding solute carrier family 12 member kcc isoform X2, whose translation MSEGTPKSQGKTVPDGSPARLEAGDGGGAGGDSDPMGGGNSEKKTGYETNLFLYSEEMEDRPRISTLLNSLSNYSNTIPAATDPDSKPPPVQGGARMGTLIGVFLPCIQNIFGVILFIRLTWVVGTAGAIQGFFIVLCCCCVTMLTAISMSAIATNGVVPAGGSYFMISRSLGPEFGGAVGMLFYMGTTLAAAMYIIGAVEIVLTYMAPSLSIFGDFTKDPNIMYNNFRVYGTGLLMIMGTIVFVGVKFVNKFATVALACVIFSIIAVYVGLFYNFYGSDALKMCILGKRLLKDINVLTDCNKNVSGVLHQIYCGNSTKCDPYYEQNNVTIINGIRGLASGVFLENIWDSFQEEGQLIAYGRDPKDIDVMAASSYNQIQVDITTTFTILIGIFFPSVTGIMAGSNRSGDLADAQKSIPIGTICAILTTSTVYLSSVLLFAGTVDNLLLRDKFGQSIGGKLVVANMAWPNQWVILIGSFLSTLGAGLQSLTGAPRLLQAIAKDSIIPRLTTFATSSSRGEPTRALVLTVIICQCGILFGNVDYLAPLLSMFFLMCYGFVNLACALQTLLRTPNWRPRFKYYHWSLSFLGLSLCIAIMFMTSWYYALVAMGMAGCIYKCIEYHGAEKEWGDGIRGLALSAARYSLLRLEEGPPHTKNWRPQILILAKLTDDLVPKYRKLFAFASQLKAGKGLTICVSCIGGDYIQNSGEALAAKQSLRKTITEEKVKGFVDVLVAKNIVDGLSSLIQTTGLGGMKPNTVILGWPYGWRQSEDQRTWRVFLQTVRAVAAARMALLVPKGINFFPDSTEKVVGNIDVWWIVHDGGLLMLLPFLLKQHRTWKNCKMRIFTVAQMEDNSIQMKKDLKKFLYDLRIEAEVEIVEMMDSDISAYTYERTLMMEQRNQMLRELQLNKKESLGVVQTLVDFNEVQAIVDHHHNVDVKVATKVRFQEPGSQNPNATDEAQEKLVQDEASKDPQAGDSNDGVEETKEGSDEETKLIGGSPKQDNKENTEKEAKENEEKKSEAPETKEPTITPDEGDVRRMHTSVKLNEVIVNKSHDAQLVILNLPGPPRDSKMERESNYMEFLEVLTEGLERVLMVRGGGREVITIYS comes from the exons GAAGAAATGGAAGATCGGCCTCGAATCTCGACTCTACTCAACAGCCTGTCGAATTACAGCAACACGATACCTGCTGCGACCGACCCTGATAGCAAACCACCCCCTGTGCAAGGTGGCGCGCGGATGGGCACCTTGATCGGTGTATTCTTACCTTGTATCCAAAACATCTTTGGTGTAATCCTATTTATTCGTTTGACGTGGGTTGTTGGAACTGCTGGCGCCATTCAAGGCTTCTTTATCGTGCTATGTTGTTGTTGCGTG ACAATGCTGACTGCTATCAGTATGAGTGCTATCGCAACCAACGGCGTGGTGCCAGCTGGTGGGTCCTACTTTATGATATCCAGAAGTTTGGGCCCCGAATTCGGTGGTGCAGTAGGGATGCTGTTTTACATGGGCACTACATTAGCTGCTGCTATGTATATCATCGGTGCTGTAGAAATTGTTCTA ACTTACATGGCACCTTCGCTTAGCATATTTGGCGACTTCACCAAAGATCCAAATATCATGTACAACAATTTTCGTGTCTATGGTACCGGTTTACTGATGATAATGGGCACAATCGTGTTCGTTGGTGTGAAGTTCGTCAACAAATTCGCTACTGTTGCCCTGGCTTGTGTCATCTTCTCCATCATAGCCGTATACGTGGGTCTATTCTACAATTTTTATGGTAGCGACGCTCTCAA AATGTGTATTCTGGGTAAAAGATTATTGAAGGACATCAACGTGTTGACAGACTGCAATAAGAATGTTAGCGGAGTTCTGCATCAAATCTATTGCGGAAATAGCACGAAATGCGACCCCTACTATGAGCAGAACaatgtaacgattattaatggaaTTCGTGGTCTGGCAAGTGGTGTATTCCTGG AAAACATATGGGACAGTTTCCAAGAAGAAGGCCAATTGATTGCTTATGGAAGGGATCCGAAAGACATCGACGTCATGGCAGCATCTTCCTACAATCAGATTCAAGTTGATATAACCACTACGTTTACCATTCTCATTGGTATCTTCTTCCCTTCGGTCACGG GTATCATGGCAGGATCTAACAGATCAGGTGACTTAGCTGACGCTCAGAAATCAATCCCAATTGGTACCATCTGCGCCATTCTGACAACCTCAACAGTGTACCTCTCCAGCGTCCTGTTGTTCGCTGGTACTGTGGATAATCTCTTGTTACGAGACAAGTTTGGTCAAAGTATCGGTGGCAAGCTGGTGGTAGCAAATATGGCCTGGCCAAACCAATGGGTGATCCTGATCGGCTCCTTCCTCTCTACCCTCGGCGCTGGTCTCCAGTCGCTGACAGGCGCACCACGATTGCTTCAGGCTATCGCCAAAGACAGCATCATTCCTCGCCTAACAACGTTTGCCACCAGCTCGAGCCGCGGTGAACCTACAAGAGCCCTTGTGCTGACAGTCATCATCTGTCAGTGTGGTATCCTCTTTGGCAACGTCGACTACTTAGCTCCTCTGCTGTCCATGTTCTTCCTGATGTGCTACGGCTTCGTCAACTTGGCCTGTGCCCTGCAGACCCTCCTAAGAACTCCTAACTGGCGACCCAGATTCAAGTACTACCACTGGAGCCTGTCCTTCCTTGGTCTCTCTCTTTGCATCGCCATCATGTTCATGACCAGCTGGTACTACGCCCTAGTAGCTATGGGAATGGCTGGTTGCATCTACAAATGCATAGAGTACCATGGCGCTGAGAAGGAGTGGGGTGATGGTATTCGAGGTCTCGCTCTATCAGCGGCTCGATACTCCCTCCTGCGACTGGAAGAGGGACCTCCACACACGAAGAACTGGCGGCCACAGATCTTGATCCTAGCAAAGCTCACAGATGACCTAGTGCCAAAGTACCGCAAGCTGTTCGCGTTTGCCAGTCAGTTGAAGGCTGGCAAGGGTCTCACCATTTGCGTCAGCTGTATTGGAGGCGACTACATTCAGAACTCTGGCGAAGCCCTGGCCGCGAAGCAAAGTCTCCGTAAAACGATCACTGAGGAGAAGGTGAAAGGATTCGTCGACGTTTTGGTTGCAAAGAACATCGTCGACGGTTTGAGCTCTTTAATCCAAACGACTGGATTAGGTGGAATGAAGCCTAATACTGTGATCCTTGGCTGGCCCTATGGTTGGAGGCAATCGGAGGATCAGAGGACTTGGCGAGTCTTCCTGCAGACAGTCAGAGCTGTCGCAGCTGCTAGAATGGCTCTGTTAGTGCCCAAAGGAATTAACTTCTTCCCTGATTCGACGGAGAAAGTGGTCGGTAATATTGACGTCTGGTGGATCGTGCACGATGGTGGTCTTCTGATGCTCTTGCCATTCCTGCTGAAGCAACATCGCACGTGGAAGAACTGCAAGATGAGGATCTTCACGGTGGCCCAGATGGAGGACAACTCTATTCAGATGAAGAAGGATCTGAAGAAGTTCCTCTATgaccttaggattgaggctgaggtggAAATAGTGGAAATG ATGGACTCCGACATATCTGCTTACACATACGAGCGTACTTTGATGATGGAGCAGAGAAACCAGATGCTGAGGGAGCTGCAATTGAACAAGAAGGAGTCGCTGGGCGTG GTGCAGACATTGGTGGACTTCAACGAG GTACAGGCAATCGTGGACCACCACCACAACGTGGACGTGAAGGTGGCGACCAAGGTGAGATTCCAAGAACCGGGAAGCCAGAATCCGAACGCAACGGACGAGGCGCAGGAAAAGCTGGTGCAAGACGAGGCGAGCAAGGATCCGCAGGCGGGAGATAGCAACGACGGCGTGGAGGAGACTAAAGAGGGTAGCGACGAAGAGACTAAGCTGATTGGGGGCTCGCCAAAACAGGATAATAAGGAGAATACAGAAAAAGAGGCAAAGGAGAACGAGGAGAAAAAATCAGAGGCCCCAGAAACCAAGGAACCTACGATTACACC GGATGAGGGCGACGTAAGGCGTATGCACACTTCCGTGAAGCTGAACGAGGTGATCGTCAACAAGAGCCATGACGCTCAGCTagtcatcctgaatcttcctggGCCACCACGAGACTCCAAGATGGAACGTGAATCAAACT ATATGGAATTCCTAGAAGTACTCACCGAAGGTCTGGAAAGGGTGCTGATGGTGCGGGGTGGCGGACGGGAAGTGATCACCATCTATTCGTGA
- the Kcc gene encoding solute carrier family 12 member kcc isoform X3 has product MGGGNSEKKTGYETNLFLYSEEMEDRPRISTLLNSLSNYSNTIPAATDPDSKPPPVQGGARMGTLIGVFLPCIQNIFGVILFIRLTWVVGTAGAIQGFFIVLCCCCVTMLTAISMSAIATNGVVPAGGSYFMISRSLGPEFGGAVGMLFYMGTTLAAAMYIIGAVEIVLTYMAPSLSIFGDFTKDPNIMYNNFRVYGTGLLMIMGTIVFVGVKFVNKFATVALACVIFSIIAVYVGLFYNFYGSDALKMCILGKRLLKDINVLTDCNKNVSGVLHQIYCGNSTKCDPYYEQNNVTIINGIRGLASGVFLENIWDSFQEEGQLIAYGRDPKDIDVMAASSYNQIQVDITTTFTILIGIFFPSVTGIMAGSNRSGDLADAQKSIPIGTICAILTTSTVYLSSVLLFAGTVDNLLLRDKFGQSIGGKLVVANMAWPNQWVILIGSFLSTLGAGLQSLTGAPRLLQAIAKDSIIPRLTTFATSSSRGEPTRALVLTVIICQCGILFGNVDYLAPLLSMFFLMCYGFVNLACALQTLLRTPNWRPRFKYYHWSLSFLGLSLCIAIMFMTSWYYALVAMGMAGCIYKCIEYHGAEKEWGDGIRGLALSAARYSLLRLEEGPPHTKNWRPQILILAKLTDDLVPKYRKLFAFASQLKAGKGLTICVSCIGGDYIQNSGEALAAKQSLRKTITEEKVKGFVDVLVAKNIVDGLSSLIQTTGLGGMKPNTVILGWPYGWRQSEDQRTWRVFLQTVRAVAAARMALLVPKGINFFPDSTEKVVGNIDVWWIVHDGGLLMLLPFLLKQHRTWKNCKMRIFTVAQMEDNSIQMKKDLKKFLYDLRIEAEVEIVEMMDSDISAYTYERTLMMEQRNQMLRELQLNKKESLGVVQTLVDFNEVQAIVDHHHNVDVKVATKVRFQEPGSQNPNATDEAQEKLVQDEASKDPQAGDSNDGVEETKEGSDEETKLIGGSPKQDNKENTEKEAKENEEKKSEAPETKEPTITPDEGDVRRMHTSVKLNEVIVNKSHDAQLVILNLPGPPRDSKMERESNYMEFLEVLTEGLERVLMVRGGGREVITIYS; this is encoded by the exons GAAGAAATGGAAGATCGGCCTCGAATCTCGACTCTACTCAACAGCCTGTCGAATTACAGCAACACGATACCTGCTGCGACCGACCCTGATAGCAAACCACCCCCTGTGCAAGGTGGCGCGCGGATGGGCACCTTGATCGGTGTATTCTTACCTTGTATCCAAAACATCTTTGGTGTAATCCTATTTATTCGTTTGACGTGGGTTGTTGGAACTGCTGGCGCCATTCAAGGCTTCTTTATCGTGCTATGTTGTTGTTGCGTG ACAATGCTGACTGCTATCAGTATGAGTGCTATCGCAACCAACGGCGTGGTGCCAGCTGGTGGGTCCTACTTTATGATATCCAGAAGTTTGGGCCCCGAATTCGGTGGTGCAGTAGGGATGCTGTTTTACATGGGCACTACATTAGCTGCTGCTATGTATATCATCGGTGCTGTAGAAATTGTTCTA ACTTACATGGCACCTTCGCTTAGCATATTTGGCGACTTCACCAAAGATCCAAATATCATGTACAACAATTTTCGTGTCTATGGTACCGGTTTACTGATGATAATGGGCACAATCGTGTTCGTTGGTGTGAAGTTCGTCAACAAATTCGCTACTGTTGCCCTGGCTTGTGTCATCTTCTCCATCATAGCCGTATACGTGGGTCTATTCTACAATTTTTATGGTAGCGACGCTCTCAA AATGTGTATTCTGGGTAAAAGATTATTGAAGGACATCAACGTGTTGACAGACTGCAATAAGAATGTTAGCGGAGTTCTGCATCAAATCTATTGCGGAAATAGCACGAAATGCGACCCCTACTATGAGCAGAACaatgtaacgattattaatggaaTTCGTGGTCTGGCAAGTGGTGTATTCCTGG AAAACATATGGGACAGTTTCCAAGAAGAAGGCCAATTGATTGCTTATGGAAGGGATCCGAAAGACATCGACGTCATGGCAGCATCTTCCTACAATCAGATTCAAGTTGATATAACCACTACGTTTACCATTCTCATTGGTATCTTCTTCCCTTCGGTCACGG GTATCATGGCAGGATCTAACAGATCAGGTGACTTAGCTGACGCTCAGAAATCAATCCCAATTGGTACCATCTGCGCCATTCTGACAACCTCAACAGTGTACCTCTCCAGCGTCCTGTTGTTCGCTGGTACTGTGGATAATCTCTTGTTACGAGACAAGTTTGGTCAAAGTATCGGTGGCAAGCTGGTGGTAGCAAATATGGCCTGGCCAAACCAATGGGTGATCCTGATCGGCTCCTTCCTCTCTACCCTCGGCGCTGGTCTCCAGTCGCTGACAGGCGCACCACGATTGCTTCAGGCTATCGCCAAAGACAGCATCATTCCTCGCCTAACAACGTTTGCCACCAGCTCGAGCCGCGGTGAACCTACAAGAGCCCTTGTGCTGACAGTCATCATCTGTCAGTGTGGTATCCTCTTTGGCAACGTCGACTACTTAGCTCCTCTGCTGTCCATGTTCTTCCTGATGTGCTACGGCTTCGTCAACTTGGCCTGTGCCCTGCAGACCCTCCTAAGAACTCCTAACTGGCGACCCAGATTCAAGTACTACCACTGGAGCCTGTCCTTCCTTGGTCTCTCTCTTTGCATCGCCATCATGTTCATGACCAGCTGGTACTACGCCCTAGTAGCTATGGGAATGGCTGGTTGCATCTACAAATGCATAGAGTACCATGGCGCTGAGAAGGAGTGGGGTGATGGTATTCGAGGTCTCGCTCTATCAGCGGCTCGATACTCCCTCCTGCGACTGGAAGAGGGACCTCCACACACGAAGAACTGGCGGCCACAGATCTTGATCCTAGCAAAGCTCACAGATGACCTAGTGCCAAAGTACCGCAAGCTGTTCGCGTTTGCCAGTCAGTTGAAGGCTGGCAAGGGTCTCACCATTTGCGTCAGCTGTATTGGAGGCGACTACATTCAGAACTCTGGCGAAGCCCTGGCCGCGAAGCAAAGTCTCCGTAAAACGATCACTGAGGAGAAGGTGAAAGGATTCGTCGACGTTTTGGTTGCAAAGAACATCGTCGACGGTTTGAGCTCTTTAATCCAAACGACTGGATTAGGTGGAATGAAGCCTAATACTGTGATCCTTGGCTGGCCCTATGGTTGGAGGCAATCGGAGGATCAGAGGACTTGGCGAGTCTTCCTGCAGACAGTCAGAGCTGTCGCAGCTGCTAGAATGGCTCTGTTAGTGCCCAAAGGAATTAACTTCTTCCCTGATTCGACGGAGAAAGTGGTCGGTAATATTGACGTCTGGTGGATCGTGCACGATGGTGGTCTTCTGATGCTCTTGCCATTCCTGCTGAAGCAACATCGCACGTGGAAGAACTGCAAGATGAGGATCTTCACGGTGGCCCAGATGGAGGACAACTCTATTCAGATGAAGAAGGATCTGAAGAAGTTCCTCTATgaccttaggattgaggctgaggtggAAATAGTGGAAATG ATGGACTCCGACATATCTGCTTACACATACGAGCGTACTTTGATGATGGAGCAGAGAAACCAGATGCTGAGGGAGCTGCAATTGAACAAGAAGGAGTCGCTGGGCGTG GTGCAGACATTGGTGGACTTCAACGAG GTACAGGCAATCGTGGACCACCACCACAACGTGGACGTGAAGGTGGCGACCAAGGTGAGATTCCAAGAACCGGGAAGCCAGAATCCGAACGCAACGGACGAGGCGCAGGAAAAGCTGGTGCAAGACGAGGCGAGCAAGGATCCGCAGGCGGGAGATAGCAACGACGGCGTGGAGGAGACTAAAGAGGGTAGCGACGAAGAGACTAAGCTGATTGGGGGCTCGCCAAAACAGGATAATAAGGAGAATACAGAAAAAGAGGCAAAGGAGAACGAGGAGAAAAAATCAGAGGCCCCAGAAACCAAGGAACCTACGATTACACC GGATGAGGGCGACGTAAGGCGTATGCACACTTCCGTGAAGCTGAACGAGGTGATCGTCAACAAGAGCCATGACGCTCAGCTagtcatcctgaatcttcctggGCCACCACGAGACTCCAAGATGGAACGTGAATCAAACT ATATGGAATTCCTAGAAGTACTCACCGAAGGTCTGGAAAGGGTGCTGATGGTGCGGGGTGGCGGACGGGAAGTGATCACCATCTATTCGTGA